The genomic interval GTAAATTATAAAGTCCGCACCGTTAAGCTGCCTTTATACCTAAAATTACTGGATTTCTATGACAGGCATTATAATTATGGGGTCCTGGCGAAGAAGATAGTCTCGGGCGCCAAAAGCGACGAAGATAAGGCGATGAAGATATTTGAATGGACACGCGCAAACATAAGGGACAATCCGAAGGAATTACCCATAATAGACGATCATGTCTGGCATATCATTATAAGGGGATACGCGGTTGACGACCAGTTCCAGGATGTTTTTACCACCCTTTGTAACTACGCAAACATCAATTCCTTCTTTTATGACGTATATTCAGAAACGGGGGAGGGGAGGAAACCTTTGTCGTTCGTGAACTTAAGGGGTACGTGGGCCGTTTTTGACGTCTATAACGGCGTTTATTTCGTGAACAAAAAAGGCCAGATAGCCGGCATTTCAGACTTATCCGGGGGAGACTGGAAAGCCGTCAGCGGCATTAAAAGAGATATCCCCGGTAACTATGACAAGTTTTTCAAAAATTTAAATTCTATAAACTTTCAGAAATGGAGGCTAAGCAGGGGCGCGATCCAATCTCCGCTTAGGAGATTTATGTATTTCATGAAAAAACCGGTCAGCACGGACTAGGCTTTTATGTTTCGAAATAGGTCCAGGAGGGCCTTCTTGCATTTTTCTATGTCGAG from Candidatus Omnitrophota bacterium carries:
- a CDS encoding transglutaminase domain-containing protein, which produces MKKCRYWLLGCAAVLAVTALLLNLEVTTLQGVNYKVRTVKLPLYLKLLDFYDRHYNYGVLAKKIVSGAKSDEDKAMKIFEWTRANIRDNPKELPIIDDHVWHIIIRGYAVDDQFQDVFTTLCNYANINSFFYDVYSETGEGRKPLSFVNLRGTWAVFDVYNGVYFVNKKGQIAGISDLSGGDWKAVSGIKRDIPGNYDKFFKNLNSINFQKWRLSRGAIQSPLRRFMYFMKKPVSTD